The Periplaneta americana isolate PAMFEO1 chromosome 2, P.americana_PAMFEO1_priV1, whole genome shotgun sequence genome has a window encoding:
- the LOC138712871 gene encoding uncharacterized protein: MEGYEIDPGAGANNKGHLSEIEQLKMYLEHIKLQMENKLRQKRKQLEEELEAEYSRYKNYLEQHFLRIKERLECDLKMGTNGEDLTCSELLSDKDRTSSNRLEIRIEDYRKRSSSADGRGLNFETKMLALLFMRGVNTTPKFSLASNVAGVGQFDDIVFAYMDEAQNDIKIMFIQLKHKQNVYRKKTRNISTALLSLRGDYSVPQYCKSYPEVMKWLRNRDIASNINIDNVELVLFTNNALHTNTLCPDGQHSVLFTEGEVYCFTEENDIYIYNLFQQLETYGSFLHEFKAREEDSTEKLEEMKKQISSVDIRRKLIELERDANKISREINDWGNLSHYKDFLSRFKVYSLQSDESGLDRFIKKEIQTACGTGTSATGIIFERLLKEIHNWWEKESFFLTEEALFWRGIMQARINEFNDDLVRKLNSLNIRFNEENVNKCKEIISDNTTLHISPMKRDSSLLVCLKVHQSLGNNTYLMVEGKAFESHESELFILWEKWCDLLILVDDGYIPYDFFHSCPRKRFICISETKPDTDCFTVCDDTNLDQLDEVSQQKILSSMVNFQGHDIPFRKLAGDKYSLVDGNIIMQLLSEKVVLGDELFGDLEYYIPRTLRLVGRVRQKILRNMIDAPVTFAVSGLSDSELKQMAPHAVKFEAMNTQNEDLDHCGVVAVESEDDFIQLAKPQQSVHWLCRQNSGLLWKESRGDIRTIKNWIQLSKTNLFENVDSIADVPHRLVLVSAESGMGKSTLLSHLAHGIKHMNPSMWVIRVNLNDFTNLLEVLPEDVDLAHVITFILEVSGIPSEWRDILRMKLVKMEEVCMLFDGYDEISPTHAGKVTLMLQHLQASKVQKLWVTTRPVMKQRLEQDLSTLAFTLQPFSDTDQANFLAKFWKKTFPEINEINLSKFIVKLQHLTATNLNDKERYFLGIPLQSRLLAEAFEDDLRNYIETEEIGLPLKVDLIQLCNRFVQRKFEISCEKNNVDKTKPGLIQDYEELRETFEQNHMLSALLAILPNAHVKKLPGSDIIINRITKFSNRIGEGREKTGIIKEIVNGKPVFIHRTFSEYFAALWFARNYEFVRNLLTELLFDQNFQVLRNFFDRIVAQEFELHVAVVNQDKTAVDTLLLSQNIDVNAKDHGGRTALFLAVMNYIDSYSETSCNVTNQVLQTLLRYGADPNIRDDVLNWSPLCLGDKIRAWPAVDLLLGSSADAADLLFTKLNMCNNAYVQEMLRVASINGLVNLIAFMLNNGIPVGYWIRMGYGRYRCEATMLHIAAKHGQLDLVKYLVKSEADVEALDRGLYKRTPLIWAAEEGELEVVKFLKDHGASVTSCDWCGNTALLRAAKNGKFAVVSLLLRESEITAGDQFGNNILHIAAKTGNVELVTQLLDAGLDVDCYNYRQQTPLWLAAWFGRVPVARLLLQRGADLNLQDSSDGFTPLHAAASGGHLQIVQCLVDHAANLRIYSKSGRTPLHVAIAWKHTAVADFLANSSMY, from the exons GGCCACCTGTCTGAAATAGAACAATTGAAAATGTATTtagaacatataaaattacaaatggaaaataaattgagGCAGAAGAGGAAGCAGTTAGAAGAAGAACTGGAAGCAGAATACAGCAGATACAAGAACTATCTGGAGCAGCACTTCCTGAGGATAAAGGAGCGTCTGGAATGTGATCTCAAGATGGGAACGAACGGGGAAGATCTTACTTGCAGCGAGTTGCTTTCT GACAAGGATAGAACCAGCAGCAACAGACTGGAAATCAG GATTGAAGACTACAGAAAACGATCTTCAAGTGCTGATGGCAGAGGTTTGAATTTTGAGACCAAAATGTTGGCGTTGCTGTTCATGCGTGGTGTCAACACGACTCCGAAATTCTCCTTGGCCAGTAATGTGGCTGGGGTTGGACAATTTGATGATATAGTGTTTGCATACATGGATGAGGCACAAAACGACATAAAGATCATGTTCATCCAATTGAAACATAAGCAAAATGTTTACAGAAAGAAGACCAGAAACATCAGCACCGCCCTTCTATCCCTCAGAGGTGACTACAGCGTTCCTCAGTATTGCAAATCTTACCCGGAAGTGATGAAATGGCTTAGAAACCGTGATATCGCTAGCAACATCAACATTGATAATGTAgaattagtattatttacaaacaATGCATTGCATACAAACACTTTATGTCCAGATGGACAGCATAGTGTTCTTTTCACAGAAGGCGAGGTGTATTGCTTCACAGAAGAAAATGACATctatatatacaatttatttcagcAGTTAGAAACATATGGCAGTTTTCTCCATGAATTCAAAGCCAGAGAGGAAGATTCAACTGAAAAACTTGAAGAGATGAAAAAACAAATAAGCAGCGTTGATATAAGGAGGAAACTGATAGAGCTTGAAAGAGATGCAAATaaaatttcaagagaaataaaCGACTGGGGAAATCTATCACACTATAAAGATTTCTTAAGCAGGTTCAAAGTGTACTCCCTGCAATCCGATGAGAGTGGACTTGACAGGTTCATAAAGAAAGAAATTCAAACAGCATGTGGTACCGGAACTTCAGCTACAGGGATAATATTTGAAAGACTGTTGAAAGAAATACACAACTGGTGGGAGAAAGAGTCTTTCTTTCTAACAGAAGAGGCTCTATTCTGGAGGGGAATAATGCAAGCCCGCATTAATGAATTCAACGACGACCTTGTTAGAAAGTTGAATAGCTTAAACATCAGATtcaatgaagaaaatgttaataagtGTAAAGAAATTATATCCGATAatacaactttacacatttcaccTATGAAACGTGATTCTTCACTTCTTGTATGTTTGAAGGTCCATCAGAGTTTAGGAAATAACACATATCTTATGGTAGAAGGCAAAGCGTTTGAATCACACGAAAGTGAACTGTTTATTCTTTGGGAAAAATGGTGTGATTTGCTAATTTTAGTGGATGACGGATATATTCCTTATGATTTCTTTCACAGTTGTCCTAGGAAGAGATTCATTTGTATCTCCGAAACGAAACCAGACACTGATTGCTTTACAGTGTGCGATGACACAAATTTGGATCAACTGGATGAAGTTTCGCAGCAAAAAATTCTGTCGTCGATGGTGAATTTTCAAGGTCATGATATTCCTTTTAGGAAACTAGCAGGAGATAAGTACAGCTTAGTGGATGGTAATATCATTATGCAGCTGTTGTCTGAAAAGGTTGTTCTTGGCGATGAGCTTTTTGGCGACTTGGAGTACTATATACCTCGAACGTTGCGACTTGTGGGCAGAGTCAGACAGAAGATTTTACGCAACATGATTGACGCTCCTGTTACATTTGCTGTTAGTGGACTTTCAGATTCTGAATTAAAGCAAATGGCGCCTCATGCTGTGAAATTTGAGGCAATGAACACGCAGAACGAGGACCTGGATCACTGCGGAGTTGTAGCTGTCGAGTCGGAAGATGATTTCATACAATTAGCGAAGCCACAGCAGAGTGTTCACTGGCTTTGCAGGCAAAATAGTGGTTTACTATGGAAGGAATCTAGAGGAGACATTAGAACCATAAAGAACTGGATACAACTTAGCAAAACAAACTTGTTTGAGAATGTCGATTCCATTGCTGATGTTCCTCATCGTCTGGTTTTGGTATCTGCTGAATCTGGGATGGGAAAATCTACACTTCTGAGTCATCTAGCACATGGAATCAAGCACATGAACCCATCTATGTGGGTAATAAGGGTAAATTTGAATGATTTCACTAATTTACTAGAAGTTTTACCAGAAGATGTAGATTTGGCACATGTAATAACATTTATACTGGAGGTTTCAGGGATTCCCTCAGAATGGAGAGACATTTTGAGAATGAAGTTGGTGAAAATGGAGGAGGTATGCATGTTATTTGACGGATACGATGAGATTAGTCCCACTCACGCGGGAAAGGTGACACTGATGCTTCAACATCTTCAGGCAAGTAAGGTTCAGAAGTTATGGGTGACCACACGACCTGTAATGAAGCAGAGACTGGAACAGGACTTGTCCACGTTGGCTTTCACATTACAGCCGTTCTCAGATACAGACCAGGCAAATTTCTTGGCCAAATTCTGGAAGAAAActttccctgaaattaatgaaattaatttaagtaaatttaTCGTGAAGTTGCAACATTTGACTGCAACCAATCTCAATGACAAAGAAAGATATTTTCTGGGAATTCCTTTACAGTCACGATTGCTTGCAGAGGCTTTTGAAgatgacttgagaaattatatcGAAACTGAGGAAATTGGTCTACCATTGAAGGTGGATTTAATTCAGCTTTGTAACAGATTTGTACAAAGAAAGTTTGAGATTTCTTGTGAGAAGAACAATGTAGACAAAACAAAACCTGGGTTAATACAGGATTACGAAGAATTAAGGGAAACATTTGAACAAAATCATATGTTATCAGCTTTGTTAGCCATCCTTCCGAACGCTCATGTGAAAAAGTTGCCAGGTTCAGATATCATTATTAAtagaattacaaaattttcaaatcgAATTGGGGAAGGTCGCGAGAAAACcggaattattaaagaaattgtgAATGGCAAACCAGTCTTTATACACCGGACATTCTCTGAATATTTTGCAGCTCTTTGGTTTGCCAGAAATTACGAATTTGTGAGGAACCTTCTGACAGAATTACTATTCGatcaaaattttcaagttttaagAAACTTTTTTGATAGAATCGTGGCTCAGGAATTCGAGTTACATGTGGCAGTTGTTAATCAAGACAAAACAGCAGTGGATACATTGTTGTTATCACAGAACATAGACGTGAATGCCAAAGATCATGGTGGAAGAACTGCCTTATTTCTTGCAGTTATGAACTACATTGACTCATACAGTGAAACGTCGTGTAATGTGACAAACCAAGTTCTTCAAACTTTGTTAAGGTACGGAGCAGATCCGAATATCAGAGATGACGTCTTGAACTGGTCCCCACTCTGCCTTGGTGACAAAATCAGAGCTTGGCCAGCCGTTGATTTGTTGTTAGGAAGCTCTGCAGATGCTGCGGACTTACTTTTCACCAAACTGAACATGTGTAATAATGCTTACGTCCAAGAAATGTTGCGAGTGGCATCTATAAATGGACTTGTGAACTTAATAGCATTTATGTTGAACAATGGCATTCCTGTTGGATACTGGATCCGCATGGGTTACGGAAGGTATAGGTGTGAAGCAACAATGTTGCACATCGCAGCGAAACACGGCCAATTAGATCTTGTGAAATATCTAGTAAAAAGCGAAGCTGATGTAGAGGCACTGGATCGTGGACTTTACAAGAGGACACCTCTGATATGGGCTGCTGAAGAAGGAGAGCTGGAAGTTGTGAAATTCTTGAAAGATCATGGCGCTAGTGTAACGTCATGCGACTGGTGTGGCAACACTGCATTGCTGAGAGCTGCAAAAAATGGAAAGTTTGCTGTTGTTTCTTTATTGTTGCGTGAGTCAGAGATTACAGCTGGCGACCAGTTCGGCAACAATATTCTTCACATTGCTGCCAAAACAGGGAATGTGGAACTGGTCACTCAGTTGCTGGATGCTGGGCTGGACGTCGATTGCTACAATTACAGACAGCAGACTCCGTTGTGGCTGGCGGCGTGGTTTGGTCGTGTTCCCGTCGCGCGATTATTGCTGCAGCGAGGCGCGGATCTTAATTTGCAAGATTCCAGTGACGGCTTCACACCCCTTCACGCTGCTGCCAGTGGCGGCCACCTACAGATTGTGCAATGTCTTGTGGATCATGCTGCCAACCTCAGAATATATAGTAAATCAGGTCGAACGCCATTGCACGTGGCTATTGCATGGAAACACACAGCTGTGGCTGATTTTCTTGCAAATAGTTCGATGTATTAG